CAGGCGGACTACGACGCGATGCGCGGCAAGGCGTCGGCGACCTCCCCCGCGTGGACCGAGGAAGAGGTGCAGGCCATGTTCTCCTACATGGGCGCCATCAACGACGACCTCTCCGAGACCGGTGAGTTCGTCGACGGGCAGGGCCTGGCCGAGCCGGCGCAGACCCGGCACGTCACCCTCGGCGACGACGGCAAGGCCGTCATCACCGACGGCCCGTACGGCGAGACCAAGGAGCTGCTGGCCGGCTACTGGGTCCTGGAGTGCGAGAGCCTGGAGCGGGTCACGGAGATCGCCGAGCGCGTCGCCCGCTGCCCCCAGCCGGCCGGCGCCCCCGAGTACCCCGTCGTGATCCGCCCGATCATGGACGGGTCCGGGGACATCTGACGAGCCGCCGCCGGACCCGCCGGTGCGGAGCACGCCCGAGATCGAGGACCTGCTGCGCGACAACGCGCCGCAGGTCCTCGGCGCGCTGGTCAGACGGTACGGGCACTTCGACGCCGCCGAGGACGCCGTACAGGAGGCGCTGCTCGCGGCGGCCGGGCAGTGGCCCGCGCAGGGCGTGCCCGGCAATCCGCGCGGCTGGCTGATCAAGGTCGCCTCGCGGCGGCTGACCGACGCCCTGCGCAGCGAGGAGGCCAGACGGCAGCGCGAGGAACGGGCGGCGGCGCTCACGCCCCGGGACGCGTTCACCGCCCCGCCGCCGGGGGAGCGGGCGCCCCGCGAGGACGACACCCTCTCGCTGCTCTTCCTCTGCTGCCACCCGGACCTGAGCCCACCGGCGCAGATCGCGCTCACCCTGCGCGCGGTCGGCGGTCTGACCACGGCGGAGATCGCCCGCGCGTACCTGGTCCCCGAGGCGACCATGGGCCAGCGCATCAGCCGGGCCAAGCAGAAGGTCCGGGGTGTGCGCTTCGGGCGTCCGGACCGCTGGGAGCAGCGGCTGCCGTCCGTCCTCCACACCCTCTACCTGATCTTCAACGAGGGGTACACGGCCACCTCCGGCCCCGCCCTCCAGCGCCGCGATCTCGCGGGCGAGGCCGTACGGCTGACCCGTACGGTCCACCGGCTGCTCCCCGACGACTGCGAGGTGGCCGGCCTGCTCGCGCTGATGCTGCTGACCGACGCCCGCCGCGACGCGCGCAGCGGACCGCACGGCGAGCTGATCCCCCTCGATGAGCAGGACCGCGACCGCTGGGACAGGGCGGCGATCGAGGAGGGCGTCGCGTTGGTCACCCGGGCCCTGTCCCGGGGCCGGCCGGGCCCGTACCAGCTGCGGGCCGCGATCGCGGCCGTGCACGACGAGGCGCCGTCGCCCGCGGAGACGGACTGGGCCGAGATCCTGGGCCTGTACGACGTCCTCGTCGGCCTGGTTCCCGGCCCCGTCGAACGCCTCAACCGCGCGGTCGCCGTCGCCATGGTCCGCGGCCCGCGCGCCGGCCTGGCCGAACTGGACCTGCTGCGCGGCGAGTTGAAGGACCACCGCCTGGACGCCGTACGAGCGCACCTCCTGGAACGCGCGGGCGAACCCCAAGCCGCCCGTGCCGCCTACGAGTCGGCCGCAGCCCAGACTCTCAGCCTGCCCGAGCAGCGCTATCTCCGGGCCCGGGCGGCGCGGTTGAGGCAGTAGCGTGTGCGGCATGGGCATGACGGGGGAGCGGCGGCGCAGGCTCTGGCGCCGGGCCGTGATCGTGTGGGCGGTGACCGTGGCCGTCGCGGGCGGGCTGACCCTCTGGGCGCAGGACTCGACGCAGCCGCAGGGACCGTACGTCTGGCAGCGGACGGACCCCGACGAGCCACCGGACCTGCCGCCCTGCCCGACCCCCGAGGGCGGCGGGGCGGCCCTGTGCGCGTACGCGGAGACGGACTAGAGCCGCAGCCCGCCCGTCTCCGGGTCCCGGCTCGTCAGGCAGTAGGTGCCGCCCGCCGGGTCGCGCATCACCGTCCAGTCGGAGAAGGCGGCCACGTACCCGGCCCCGAGTTCCTCGTGCCACGCGCGGGTCGCCCCGACGTCCGCGCAGGCGAGGTCGAGGTGGGCGGAGGCCGGCCGCTCCTCTTCGAGGCGTTGCAGAAGCAGCCGCACCGGCAGGCCGGGCGGTGGTCGCAGCACGTGGAACTCCGGGAGGGCACCGGGCCGCGACTCCCAGCCGGCGAGCAGCGCGCTCCAGAAAGCGACTTCGGCCTCGTACGCCGAGGGCGGGACGTCGAGGCACACCTGGTCGAGCCGGCTGCCCCGCACCACGCCCGGCCGCGACGCCTGCCCGCGCCAAGGGTCGGCACAGAACAACTGCCCGCCCGGCGACCGCAGCACGACGAGCGACCCGAGGTCCTCCACCACCCGCGCGCCGAGCCGCGCGCCCGCGTCGGCGAACTCCCGTACGTCCTCCACGCAGAAGTCCAGGTGCGCTCCGCCGGGGCCCGACGCGACCGCCTGGGCCTTCACGCAGGCGTCGGCGCCGTCCGGGAGCAGCGTGACGAACTCGGAGCGCGCGCCGCGCAGTTCGGAGAGCCGGGTCCCCGTCACCGCGGTCCAGAAGGCACAGGCCGCACCGAAGGCCTCGCGCGGCCGGTCGGCGAAGGCGTACGTCCAGCGGATCGTCATGGCCGCGATCCTATGCGGCGGCCGCCACGGCCACCCGCGTGAACCTTGACCAGCCTTTGCCTCGCCGTTCCCCGCCTATTGGCCCGGGCTTGTTTGCATTCAGGAATGGACCACATCACGTTCCTCGTGGCCGTCGTCATCGTGACGGCGCTCGCGTTCGACTTCACCAACGGATTCCACGACACGGCGAACGCGATGGCCACGTCCATCGCCACCGGCGCGCTGGCTCCCCGAACGGCGGTCCTGATCAGCGGTGTCCTCAACGTCGTCGGTGCCTTCCTGTCCACCGAGGTGGCAAGGACGATCTCGGGCGGCATCGTGGACGACACCCTCGTCACCCCGGGCATGATCTTCGCGGGGCTGGTCGGGGCGATCCTGTGGAACCTGCTGACCTGGCTCGTCGGACTGCCCTCCAGCTCCTCGCACGCCCTGTTCGGCGGGCTGATCGGGGCCGTGTGGGTCGGGGCGGGCAGCCAGGGCGTCAACTTCGGCAAGGTCGTCGAGAAGGTGCTGGTCCCGGCGGTGGCCTCGCCGCTCGTGGCCGGCATCGCCGCGCTGCTCGCCACCTACCTCGCCTACCGGCTCACCGACCGCGCCCGCAAGGAGTCCGTCACCAAGGGCTTCCGCGTCGGGCAGATCGCCTCCGCCTCACTCGTCTCGCTCGCCCACGGCACCAACGACGCGCAGAAGACCATGGGCGTCATCACCCTCACCCTGATCTCGGCCGGGGCGCTGGGCCACGACGCCGGTCCGCCGCTGTGGGTCATCGCCTCCGCGGGCCTCGCCATCGGCCTCGGCACCTACCTGGGTGGCTGGCGGATCATCCGCACCATGGGCAAGGGCCTCACCGAGATCCAGTCGCCGCAGGGCTTCGCGGCCGAGACCGCCTCCACGACCGTCATCCTGACCTCCGCCCACCTCGGCTTCGCCCTGTCCACCACGCAGGTCGCATCGGGCAGCATCCTCGGCGCGGGGCTGGGCCGCAGGCTCGCGGAGGTCCGCTGGGGCGTCGCGGGCCGGATGGCGGTCGCCTGGATGATCACCCTGCCCGCCGCCGCGCTGGTCGGCGGCCTGGCCGCCGCGGTCGTGCAGAACGGCGGCGACCTCGGGACGGCGGTCGTCGCCCTGGTCGGCGCCGCCCTCGCCGGGGGCATCGTGCTGCTCTCCCGCCGCAACCCGGTGCACGCGCACAACGTCAACGACACGCACGAGGTCACCCTCCGTACCGAGCCGCCGGCCAAGGTCGGCGCGGCCGCCTGAACGACCGGGAGTCGACATGCAACTGGACTGGACCGCACTCGGCCAGGTCACCGCGGTGAGCATCGGCGTCACCGTCGCCGTGGTCGTCGTCTTCGCCCTCGGCGTCCTCGGCCTCGCCCGGCTGGAGGGCGCCCGCGAACACCCGGGCGGCACCAGCGCCCTCGGCCTCGGCCAGGCCGCCCTGTGCTTCCTCGCCTGCGTGGCCGTGGTGGCGTACGGGATCTATCTGATCGTGCCTCAGTTCCACTGAACGCGTACGACGAAGGGGCCCGGCCGGATCGGCGGCCGGGCCCCTTCGCCGTTCGGCGATCAAGCCTTCTTGGTCTCCCAGAAGATCTTGTCGATCTGGGCGATGTAGTCCAGCGCCTTCTGGCCGGTCGCCGGGTCGGTGGAGCCCTTGGCGGCCGACAGGGCCTTCAGGGTGTCGTTGACCAGCTGGTGCAGCTCCGGGTACTTCTCGAAGTGCGGCGGCTTGAAGTAGTCGCTCCACAGCACCGAGACGTGGTGCTTCGCGAGCTCGGCACGCTGCTCCTTGATGACGGTGGCGCGGGCCTGGAAGTGCGGGTCGTCGTTTCCGGCCATCTTCTCCTGGACGGCCTTGACCGACTCCGCCTCGATGCGGGCCTGGGCGGGGTCGTAGACACCGCAGGGAAGGTCGCAGTGTGCGCTGACCTTGACCTTGGGGGCAAACAGGCGGGAAAGCATGGAGCATTCCTTCCTCGTGATCGTCTTCTCACAGGGGACATTACTCCTTGGGGGAAGGCTTTTCGCGAGTGCCCCCATGGGCTTAGGACAAAAGTCCGGGGTGAGACTGAGACTGGTGGAGGAAGAACCGGGGAGGTGCCGGGTGATGCCGGAGCTGTCGCAGGAGTCCGAGCGGGGAGGGCAGGCCGCGCCGTTCGGGGTGGCCGAGGTGACCGGGCCGTCCATGGTGCCCACCTTGTACCACGGGGACCGGCTGCTGGTGCATTACGGGGCCCGGATCAGGCCCGGTGACGTCGTCGTGCTGCGGCACCCCTTCCAGCAGGACCTGCTGGTCGTCAAGCGGGCCGTCCAACGGCGCGAGAACGGTTGGTGGGTGCTCGGCGACAACGCGTACGCCGGCGGCGACAGCACCGACTACGGCGTCGTGCCCGACGACCTCGTGCTGGGGCGGGTCCGCTTCCGCTACCGGCCGCTCGGGTCCGGCCGGCGTTCGCCCTGGGCGCTGCTCGGCTGGGCGCTGTCGGCCGCCAGGCCGGTCTTCTCGGGCAGGTCGGGCCGGGCCGCCTCCAGGCGTTTGCGGGCCCGGTAGGCCGCGACGTTGGCGCGGGTGGCGCAGCGGTCGGAGCAGTAGCGCCGGGAGCGGTTGGTGGAGGTGTCGAGGTAGGCGTTGCGGCAGGGCGCGGCCTCGCACAGGCCGAGGCGGTCCACGCCGTACTCGGTGAGGTGGAACGCCAGGCCCATCGCCGCGATCGCCGCGTAGCCCGCGGTCGCGTTGGACGGGTGGTCCGCCAGGTGCATGTGCCACAGGGGGCGGCCGTCGTCGTCGCGGAAGTCGTGCCCGGAGATCTGCGGGCTCACCGGGAACTCCAGCAGTAGTGAGTTCAGCAGGTCCACGGCGAGCTGCTCGTCGCCGCCGTCGGCCGCCTCGAAGACCGCGCGCAGCCGGGCCCGGACCGAGCGGAAGCGGGTCACGTCCGCGTCCGTGGCGCGGCGCGCGGCCGACTGCTGGCCGCCGAACAGATCACGGACGGCCTCGACCGACGTCAGGGTGTCCTTGCCCCGGGCCGGCTCCTCGGTGTTGACGAGGCGCACGGCATAGTCCGAGTAATAGGCCAGTTCCACTTGTAGTCCTTACGGAGGGGCTTTATTGTCGTGAGCGCGCACTTGTAACAGCTGATGGTGCTTCCAGGGTATTACGAGGGAGGGGCTCGATGACGGACGCGGACACCACCACCACCGCCACCGCCGACTGGCAGGCCTGGCAGAAGAGCTGGGACCGGCAGCAGGAGTGGTACCTGCCCGACCGCGAGGAGCGGTTCACGATCATGCTCGACATGGTCGAGGCCGTCGTGGGCACCGCCCCGCGCGTGCTCGACCTCGCCTGCGGCACCGGCAGCATCACCGCCCGGCTGCTCGACCGGTTCCCGGACGCCACCAGCACCGGCGTCGACCTCGACCCGGCGCTCCTCGCCATCGCCGAGGGCACCTTCGCGGGCGACGACCGGGTCACCCTGGTCACCGCCGACCTCAAGGACCCCGACTGGCCCGCGAAGCTGCCGCACGACTCGTACGACGCCGTCCTGACCGCGACGGCCCTGCACTGGCTGCACCAGGAACCCCTCGCGGACCTCTACGGCCAGGTCGCGGGACTCGTCCGCGACGGCGGTGTCTTCATGAACGCGGACCACATGATCGACGACACGACGCCCCGGATCAACGCCGCCGAGCGCGCGCAGCGCCACGCCCGCATGGAACAGGCCAGGGAATCCGGCGTCCTCGGCTGGACCGAGTGGTGGCAGCTGGCCGCCAAGGACCCGGTCCTCGCCGAGCCCACGGCCCGGCGCTACGAGATCTACGGCGACCACGCGGACGGTGACATGCCGTCGGTGGCGTGGCACGCGCGCGTACTGCGCGAAAAGGGGTTCGGCGAGGCCAGGCCGGTGTGGTGCTCGCCCTCGGACACCCTGCTGCTCGCCCTGAAGTAGACCGCGCGACGGACGCGAAGGGGGCGGTACGGAGATCCCGTACCGCCCCCTGGCCGTGCGTACCGTCAGAGCACCTTGGACAGGAACGACTTCGTCCGCTCGTGCTGCGGGTTGGTCAGCACCTCGCGCGGGTGGCCGGATTCGACCACCACACCGCCGTCCATGAAGACCAGGCTGTCGCCCACCTCGCGGGCGAAGCCCATCTCGTGGGTGACGACGATCATCGTCATGCCGGACTCGGCGAGGTCGCGCATCACGTCCAGGACGTCACCGACCAGCTCCGGGTCGAGCGCCGAGGTCGGCTCGTCGAACAGCATCAGCTTCGGGTCCATGGCGAGGGCCCGGGCGATGGCGACGCGCTGCTGCTGGCCGCCGGAGAGCTGCGAGGGGTAGTTGCCCGCCTTGTCGGCCAGGCCCACCCGGTCCAGCAGCTCCAGGGCGCGCAGCCGGGCCTGGCTCTTGTTCACGCCCTTGACCTGGACCGGCGCCTCCATGACGTTCTCCACGGCCGTCATGTGCGGGAACAGGTTGAAGCGCTGGAAGACCATGCCGATGTCCCGGCGCTTGCGGGCGACCTCGCTGTCCTTCAGCTCGTAGAGCTTGTCGCCCTTCTGCCGGTAGCCGACCAGCTCGCCGTCGACGTACAGGCGGCCCGCGTTGATCTTCTCCAGGTGGTTGATGCACCGCAGGAAGGTCGACTTGCCGGAACCGGACGGTCCGATGAGGCAGAACACCTCGCCGGACTTCACCTCCAGGTCGATGCCCTTGAGGACCTCGACGGGGCCGAAGGACTTGTGGACGCCCTCGGCCTTCACCATGGCGGTCATGCGGTGCCTCCCGTCGTCGACGAGCGGTTGGACAGGGACAGCACGTTCGCCTTGATCTTCTGGAACGGCGTGGCCGGCAGCGAGCGGCTGGAGCCACGCGCGTAGTACCGCTCCAGGTAGTACTGGCCGACGCTGAAGACCGAGGTCAGCAGCAGGTACCAGGCAGCCGCCAGGAACAGCATCTCGGCGGGGGCGCCGGAGGTCTGGCCGATGTCCTGGGCGGCGCGCAGCAGCTCGGGGTACTGGACGACCGAGACCAGCGAGGTCGTCTTCAGCATGTTGATGACCTCGTTGCCCGTCGGCGGCACGATCACGCGCATCGCCTGCGGGATGACGATCCGGCGCAGCGTCCTGGTGTGGCTCATGCCCAGCGCGTGCGACGCCTCGGTCTGGCCCTCGTCGACCGAGAGCAGGCCTGCCCGGCAGATCTCCGCCATGTAGGCCGCCTCGTTGAGGCCGAGGCCCAGCAGCGCCGTCAGGAACGGGGTCATGAAGTCCGACCACTCGTCCTTGTAGAACGGCCCGAGGTTGATGTATTCGAAGACCAGGCCCAGGTTGAACCAGACGATCAGCTGGACCAGGACCGGGGTGCCGCGGAAAAACCAGATGTAGAACCACGCGATCGACGAGGTCACCGGGTTCTTCGACAGGCGCATCACGGCGAGCAGGACACCGCCGACGATGCCGATCGCCATGGACAGGACGGTCAGCAGGAGCGTCTTGCCGACGCCGTCCAGGATGCGGTCGTCGAAGAAGTAGTCCGGGATCGCGTCCCAGTTGATCTTGCCCTGGGAGAACGCGTAGACGATGCCGCCCAGCAGGGCGAGGGCGACGACGGCGGAGACGTACCGTCCGTAGTGCCGGACCGGGATGGCCTTGATGGCCTCCGGGCCGGACGGGGGCGTGTCCGCCGCCGTCTTGTCGATGTCAACAGTCACGGGTGTTGCCTTTCAGTGCCGCTGCGTCGCGGTCACTTGCCGCCGTTGATGGTGGCTTCCTTGACGGCGCCGTCCGTGACGCCCCACTTCTTCATGATCTTGTCGTACTCGCCGTTGTCGATGATCGCGTCCAGCGCGGCCTTGAGGGCGTCCCGCAGCTGCGTCTGGTTCTTGGCGACCGCGATGCCGTACGGGGCGGCCTCGACCTGCTCGCCGACCAGCTGGAAGTCCTTGCCGCCGCCGGAGGTCTTCACGGCGTACGCGGCGACCGGGAAGTCGGACGAGCCGGCGTCGGCACCGCCCGCGCGCAGGCGGGTCTGGGCCTGCTGGTCGTTGTCGAAGGGCTCGATGGCGATCTTCTTGCCGGCCGGGCACTTCTTCGACTCCGCCTTGGCGAGGTCCTCCGAGACCGTGCCGCGCTGCAGCACGATCTTCTTGCCGCACAGGTCGGACCAGGTCTTGATGCCCTGGTCGTCGCCCTTCTTGGTGTAGATCGACACACCGGCGGTGAAGTAGTCCACGAAGTCGACGCCCTCGCCGACCTTCTTGCCGGTGTCGGAGTCGATGCCCTCCTGGCGGTCCTTGGTGTCGGTCATCGCGGACATGGCGATGTCGTACCGCTTGGAGCGCAGACCCGTGATCAGCGTGTCGAAGGTGCCGTTCTCGAACTGGAAGTCGACCCCGAGCTGCTTGCCCATGGCAGCGGCGAGGTCCGGGTCGATGCCGACCGTCTTGCCCGAGCTGTCCTTGAACTCGACCGGGGCGTAGGCGATGTCGGAACCGACCTTGATGACGCCCTTGTCGCGGATGGCCTTGGGCAACTTGTCGGCGAGCGGGGCCGAGGCCGCCGTGTCGCTGGAGCCGTTGTCCTTGGTCTGGTCACCGCAGCCGGTGAGCATCAGCGCGCCTGCGACCGCGATCGCACCGACCGCTGCTAGCCGGGAGCGGGCGGCGGTCGTACGACGGGTGGAGCTTGCGGTCATGGTGGGTTCCTCCGGCGGATGGGTGGAGTTGCCGATGGGGCGGGACGCTGCCGATGGGTTCGGCAGCGCCTGGACTGCCGGCGGTGCCGGCAGAGCCGTGGACTGCCGAGGGGTCGGCAGTGCCGTGGACTGCCGAGGGTCGGCAGTGCCGTGGGTCGACGAGAACACACGTCTTCGAGTGTCGCGACCTCGTGTGATTACGGCATCTTGCCATTCGGACTGCGCCATTCTGGGGGCCAGCCATGTCAAAATCGGATAACGGGCGACCCCCGAACCGCACCACTCCGGTACATCACGGCCGGACCTTCTGTGGGAATCATTCCTTCCGGCCGGAAGATCTTCGGCATATCCCGGGATTTCGAGACGGGGGCCGAGGGCTTCGCCGACGCATGAGCGGTTGTCGATGGTTTGTCCAGGCCTTGTCCTGATTTTGGACGAAGAGTCAGGGCACCGGCATGTGACCTTCGCGTTATGGACTCGTCGTCGGCGGCGTCCGTCCGGTAAGAAGGGTCTTTACACCCCTCATCCGGGGCTCAGGGCGCGTGTGCGGCGCGCCCGTCGCGTACGCGCCCGTACGTATCACGTACACAGCACGACCATGGCCGTACGCGGTCCCGCCCACCCCTCACCAGGAGTGGCCACCCTCAAACCGAAGAAGATCTAAGGGGTAGAACCAAGTGGCAGCGGAGATCGTCAATCCTCGCAGCGAGAGCAAGACCGGAGATACGGGCGGCGAGGGCGGTGCGGAGCCCCTCGACTCCTTCGACCCGGCGTTCGCGCTGCACCGCGGCGGCAAGATGGCCGTGCAGGCCACCGTGCCGGTCCGTGACAAGGACGACCTGTCCCTGGCGTACACGCCCGGCGTCGCGAAGGTGTGCAGCGCGATCGCCGAGCAGCCGGAGCTGGTGCACGACTACACGTGGAAGTCGTCGGTCGTCGCCGTCGTGACGGACGGTACGGCCGTGCTGGGGCTCGGTGACATCGGGCCCGAGGCCTCCCTCCCGGTGATGGAGGGCAAGGCGATCCTGTTCAAGCAGTTCGGCGGCGTGGACGCGGTCCCCATCGCGCTGAACTGCACGGACGTCGACGAGATCGTCGAGACGGTGGTGCGGCTCGCGCCGTCGTTCGGCGGGGTCAACCTGGAGGACATCTCGGCGCCGCGGTGCTTCGAGATCGAGCGGAAGCTGCAGGAGCGGCTGGACATTCCGGTCTTCCACGACGACCAGCACGGTACGGCGGTCGTGACGCTGGCCGCCCTGCGGAACGCCGCGCGGCTGAGCGGGCGGGCGGTCGGGGACCTGCGGGCCGTCATCTCCGGCGCCGGCGCGGCGGGTGTCGCCATCGCGAAGATGCTGGTCGAGGCCGGGATCGGGGATGTCGCGGTGGCCGACCGCAAGGGTGTCGTGTCGGCGGACCGGGACGACCTCACGCCGGTGAAGCGGGAGCTGGCCGGGTTCACGAACAAGGCGGGGATCAGCGGGTCGCTGGAGGCGGCGCTGGCCGGGGCCGACGTGTTCATCGGGGTCTCGGGAGGGACCGTGCCGGAGTCCGCGGTCGCGTCCATGGCCGAGGGCGCGTTCGTCTTCGCCATGGCGAACCCGAATCCGGAGGTGCACCCCGAGGTCGCGCACAAGTACGCGGCGGTGGTCGCCACCGGGCGGTCGGACTTCCCGAACCAGATCAACAACGTGCTGGCGTTTCCGGGGATCTTCGCGGGGGCGCTGCAGGTGCGGGCCTCCCGGATCACCGAGGGGATGAAGCTGGCCGCCGCGGAGGCGCTGGCGGCCGTGGTCGGGGACGACCTCGCGGCCGACTACGTCATCCCGTCGCCGTTCGACGAGCGGGTCGCGCCGGCGGTGACGGCGGCGGTGGCGGCGGCTGCTCGGGCCGAGGGTGTGGCTCGGCGCTGACGTTGCCGGTCGTTGTGTGAGGTGGCCCCGTCCGGGTTCGGGCGGGGTCATTTCTTTGCCGGGGAGATCGGCTGTTCGGGTGGTTCCGGGGGGTTCCGATGCCTGCGCCGGCCTGTGGCTGCCTGATCCGGCTGCTGCGGGCGCGCGGGAGCGGGCCACCGGTTCGCTTCAGCTGGGGGCAGGCGTGCCGCTGGGGGCGGCACGGGTGGGCGTGGGGGTCCCCCCTGCTCGAGCGAAGCCGAGAGCTTGGGGGAGGCACCACGTTCCGCCGGGTTGCGGGCCCGCCGGCACCGGCACCGAGTTGCCGCTCCTGGCAAGAGGGTGTGTCTCACAGGCCCGTATGGTTCCTTCGGTTCCTCGGGGAACCTATCGTCAAGGTCATGTTCGCTGTCTACGCCGCCCGAATCGACCGCGACCAGCCGCTGTCCGGCCTGGAGTTGGGGGAGCGCCCGGCTCCCGAGGTCCGCCCCGGCTGGAGCACCGTCACGGTCAAGGCCGCCTCCCTCAACCACCACGACCTCTGGTCCCTGCGCGGTGTGGGCCTCGCAGAGGACAAGCTGCCGATGATCCTCGGCTGTGACGCCGCCGGCGTCGACGAGGACGGCAACGAGGTCGTCCTGCACTCCGTGATCGGACAGAGCGGGCACGGGGTCGGCCCGAAGGAACCCCGGTCCATCCTGACCGAGCGCTACCAGGGCACCTTCGCGGAGCAGGTCGCCGTGCCGACCTGGAACATCCTGCCCAAGCCCAAGGAGCTCTCCTTCGAGGAGGCCGCCTGTCTGCCCACGGCCTGGCTGACCGCGTACCGGATGCTGTTCACCAACGCGGGGGTGCGGCCCGGCGACTCCGTGCTGGTGCAGGGCGCCGGCGGTGGTGTCGCCACGGCCGCCATCGTGCTGGGGAAGGCCGCCGGGCTTCGGGTCTTCGCCACCAGCCGGGACGAGGCCAAGCGGAAGCGGGCCCTGGAGCTGGGGGCCGTGGAGGCGCTGGAGGCCGGGGCGCGGCTGCCGCAGCGGGTCGACGCCGTGATCGAGACCGTGGGTGCCGCCACCTGGTCGCATTCCGTGAAGTCGCTGAAGCCCGGCGGCACTCTGGTGATCTCCGGTGCCACCAGTGGCGACCGGCCCTCGCACGCCGAGCTGACCCGGATCTTCTTCCTGGAGCTCAAGGTCGTCGGGTCCACCATGGGGACCAAGGACGAGCTGGAGGATCTTCTTGCTTTCTGCGCCGCCACCGGCGTGCGGCCCGTCATCGACGAGGTCCTGCCCATGGACCGTGCGCGTGAGGGCTTCGAGCGGCTCGCTTCGGGTGAGCAGTTCGGGAAGGTCGTGCTGACCAATCCCTGAGGTGCGGTGGGTGTGAGTCGAACGGCCGGTCCGGGTTCGGGCCGGCCGTTGGCGTGTCAACTGTGGTTGACACGCGGGGCTTGTCAACGTAGGTTGACGTCATGACCGAAGCAACCGATCTGGCCGAGCGTGCCGGTGACCGTGATCCGCGGGTCGGCCTGCGGGCCGTCGCCGCGCTGCGCAGGCTGCTGGAGCAACTGGAAGCCGTTCAGGTGCGCAATGCGCGCAACCAGGGCTGGTCGTGGCAGGAGATCGCCGGCGAACTCGGTGTGAGCAGGCAGGCCGTGCACAAGAAGTACGGGAGGCATTGATGTTCGAGCGATTCACGAAAGATGCCCGGGATGTGGTGAAGAGCGCGTTCGAGTACGTGGAGGGGGGTGGTGGGGGCGGGCAGTGTGTGGAGCCGGAGCATCTGCTGCTCGCCCTGCTCGATCGGGACGGCAGTCGTGGGGCCTTCGCGCTCGC
This genomic stretch from Streptomyces sp. Go-475 harbors:
- a CDS encoding ABC transporter substrate-binding protein, which encodes MTASSTRRTTAARSRLAAVGAIAVAGALMLTGCGDQTKDNGSSDTAASAPLADKLPKAIRDKGVIKVGSDIAYAPVEFKDSSGKTVGIDPDLAAAMGKQLGVDFQFENGTFDTLITGLRSKRYDIAMSAMTDTKDRQEGIDSDTGKKVGEGVDFVDYFTAGVSIYTKKGDDQGIKTWSDLCGKKIVLQRGTVSEDLAKAESKKCPAGKKIAIEPFDNDQQAQTRLRAGGADAGSSDFPVAAYAVKTSGGGKDFQLVGEQVEAAPYGIAVAKNQTQLRDALKAALDAIIDNGEYDKIMKKWGVTDGAVKEATINGGK
- a CDS encoding NADP-dependent malic enzyme, with the translated sequence MAAEIVNPRSESKTGDTGGEGGAEPLDSFDPAFALHRGGKMAVQATVPVRDKDDLSLAYTPGVAKVCSAIAEQPELVHDYTWKSSVVAVVTDGTAVLGLGDIGPEASLPVMEGKAILFKQFGGVDAVPIALNCTDVDEIVETVVRLAPSFGGVNLEDISAPRCFEIERKLQERLDIPVFHDDQHGTAVVTLAALRNAARLSGRAVGDLRAVISGAGAAGVAIAKMLVEAGIGDVAVADRKGVVSADRDDLTPVKRELAGFTNKAGISGSLEAALAGADVFIGVSGGTVPESAVASMAEGAFVFAMANPNPEVHPEVAHKYAAVVATGRSDFPNQINNVLAFPGIFAGALQVRASRITEGMKLAAAEALAAVVGDDLAADYVIPSPFDERVAPAVTAAVAAAARAEGVARR
- a CDS encoding zinc-binding dehydrogenase; the encoded protein is MFAVYAARIDRDQPLSGLELGERPAPEVRPGWSTVTVKAASLNHHDLWSLRGVGLAEDKLPMILGCDAAGVDEDGNEVVLHSVIGQSGHGVGPKEPRSILTERYQGTFAEQVAVPTWNILPKPKELSFEEAACLPTAWLTAYRMLFTNAGVRPGDSVLVQGAGGGVATAAIVLGKAAGLRVFATSRDEAKRKRALELGAVEALEAGARLPQRVDAVIETVGAATWSHSVKSLKPGGTLVISGATSGDRPSHAELTRIFFLELKVVGSTMGTKDELEDLLAFCAATGVRPVIDEVLPMDRAREGFERLASGEQFGKVVLTNP
- a CDS encoding HTH domain-containing protein is translated as MTEATDLAERAGDRDPRVGLRAVAALRRLLEQLEAVQVRNARNQGWSWQEIAGELGVSRQAVHKKYGRH